Genomic DNA from Bacteroidales bacterium:
ATAAATCAAACTCATCGAGGTCGATACTCTTATTGGTTCCTTCTTTTACTTGTCTGAACGTAATTTCACGTTGACGTCCAATTTCGTAAATAACATTGGGAATGGCTATGGCGGGGGCACAAAATACTTTAAACTGACTAATTTTGAACAAAAAATAATCTTTACTTAGGTTATTAATTTCGTTGATTAAAACATTGTTATCAATAGGGGGGACAATTTCTTGAGGATTAGACGATGATTTTAGCGAAGGGAAAAATTGATTTACGTTGAGAGCAGAACCAAGCGCATAAGTTTTAACTCGTAAAAAACGTCCTAATTGTGAAATACTTTCAAATGATTGAATAAGTTCAGGTTTAATTATTTTACCGATTCTACATTGTATTTGAATATTGTTTCTAAAAAAAAGTTCTTGAGGTAATGCATGGGTTCGGTGTAAACGTATAAATTTTGGAAGCCATTTAACATACCAAGGTTCGGCAATTTCGCTAATAAAAACGGGAATAACGGGCACATTTGCTTTTTTAATAAACTTAATGGCATTGTATTGCCATTGATGGTCTGTTACCATTTTATGGTGATGTTGAAACGACGCTACTTCGCCGGCAGGAAATAAAATAATGCATCCTCCTTCGTTTAAATGTTGAAAAGCAGTTTTAGAGCCTTTTATTCGATATTCTTTGGGGTCATTGTCGTTAAGGGTATCCATGGGTAAAATAAGATCTTTTAAAGGCTTTATCATTCGAAGACTATGACTTGCCATTATTTTAACGTCAGTTCGTTGAATGCTAAAAATTTTATATAAAATTAGTCCATCTATTCCACCAAAAGGATGGTTGGCTATAACTATAAAAGGACCTTGGGTTGGAATACGGTTTAAATCTTGGGTATTAAATGTAAATCGAATGTTTGCTTTGTTTAAAATAGCTTGAATAAATGTTTCGCTGTTATCTTGCTCGTGTTCGGCATAAAATTGATTGATTTGCTTTACCTTTGTTGATTGTATTAAAATTTTAAAAAAGCCTTTTTTGCCAATGTTTTTGAATATTATTTTAAACAATTCGCGGTTTGATATCAACATATGCTCAGTTATAAATATTGAATTTTCAAAGATGGCAAATTTGGTACTAATTTCAAAACCAGAAGTTAAGATATGATTAAATTTAACTCAAAACTTAAAATCTTATTAGACGTCTATTTTGAACGATATAATCAACCTGATTTTATTACTGACGATCCCATTCAAGTTCCACATTCTTTTTCAAAGAAGGAAGATATAGAAATAGCCGCCTTTTTTACTTGTATTATGGCGTGGGGTAAAAGAAAACAAATTATTAACAATGCTTACAAGCTTATGGCTATAATGAATAATAGCCCATTCGATTATATTATGTCTTTTAATAATGAAATGTTGCAACAACTTTCTAATTTTAAACATCGTACGATCAATGGGAATGATATTGTTAATCTGGTTCTCGCTTTAAAACATATCTATAAAAATCAAGGTGGATTAGAATCTTTTTTTACTCAAGAATTTAAAAAAAATAATAATCTTTTTGATTCATTGACCTTGTTGTATGATTTTGTTTTGAATTATACCCAAGATAGACATACAACGAAACACATTTCGAATGTAAAAAACAATTCTGCTGCCAAAAAGCTAAATCTTTTTCTTCGTTGGATGGTTCGAAAAGATGCTAATGGAGTTGACTTTGGATTGTGGCAAAATATTCCTATATCATCGCTTTATATACCATTAGATGTACATGTGTCAGAAATGGCAAGGCATTTGGGTTTATTAACCCGTATGCAAAACGATTGGAAGGCAGTGGTAGAACTTACTCAAAATCTTCGTCAATTCGACCAAAACGATCCTATAAAATACGATTATGCTTTGTTTGGTATGGGATTAGAGCGTTTTAAAATATAAATATTTAGGAGTTTCGATTGAGAATTTTAATACTTAATCCTTTTTGTGTTGACCAGCCCGATTGGTCGGTAAGCATAATTAAAAAATGATAATCGCCTTCGTCAAAGAGTCCGTTTTCATTATTGGCAGGAATGGTTATTGAAAGATTAGGCTCGTATTGTTTTAGACCAGCAGGAATTGCGTAATCTTGGATAAATGAATAAGGGTTGATAGGTGTTTTGATAGGATCTGAATTACAAGTTGTTGCTTCCGTGCTATGTGAATGATGGTCAAAATTTTGGTGAATGTCGATACTGAACGATCCTAACTCAACATTATCGCTAAACAAAACTTTAAAATTAAAAGTTTCACCAAAATACAATGTATCGCAGTTTAATGGAAAGGCATCTTGAATAGAAAAATCAATATTAGGCTTTTGTTTGTCAATGACTTCTTTCTCTTTATTACACGAAAAAAATATAATAGTAGTAGAAAGTAAAAATATCACAAGTTGAATATTTTTCATATGTAATTTATTTTTAAATTAAGGTCAGAACTTATCTCGTTATTTTGACGATATGGCTATTTCATAATATTAAAATTGTTATTCATAATGATAGAAGAAAGGGTATCCGTTGGTTGCTTTATTTGTATTTCAGACTCTACCGAAGATTGATTTCCGTTCATGTCGGAAACTATAAAATGCAAATGGTATTGGCCTGTATCTGTAAGGTTTGTAGGCATGTCAATGTGTTTATGAAATTCAGCGTTTTTTAAACCTGCAAATTCAGAATAAGTAGAATCGAAATACCATGATTTTGTGTGCTCAGAATGAATTTCAATTTTTACAATATTGATTTTTGCTTCGGCTTCAATATCTGCCTCTAGATGAAAGTCAGAACCAATGTAGCCAATTTTACTATTATCCAAACCGACTTCTTTAAGCCTAATTTGAGGTTTGGTTATTTCAGTTTTGTTTTCTTTTTTACAGGCATTAAAAATAACTATGCCCATGGTTGCAATAACGATTAAAAGGTTTTTCATATTCATAAAGTTTAAATTAATTTTGCTTAGACTTATTTAAATTGCTTGAAAATGGAATAGTAATATTTATTACAATATTTCGTCCAGGTTCAGGAACGTTAATCAATCTATAAAAGCTGGTATGGTTAAAATATTTGGTGTTGAGTATATTTTGTATTTGAAAAGAAAAAATAACAAGATGGTTATTAAAGTATAAATTACTTCCTAAACTAAGATTCAAAAGTTGGTAACCTTGTGTAATCTCTTCGGGAGGGACAATCTCTTTTTGCGTTGATGTTAGTTTATAGTCGAGTGAGCAATATAAATTTTCTGCAAATTTCAGTCTATCTTTTTTGAATTTAAGGTTAAACAATATAGAGGCAGGTGGCGAAAAAGGTAAATTATATCCTTTTTTTTCTCCCGACATTTGTTGTGAGTGGACATACTCGGCAATTACACCTAGTTGTATATTGGGTATTATTTCATAATGGCTATGAAATTCACTTCCATACCTTAGTACTTCGCTTTCGGTATAATAAAAAACTTGATTGCCATTGCCATAAAGTCGGTCGTATTGGGCTGAAGGATTAAGATAAATATAATGGGTAAAATAGTTTACAAAAGGAGATATTTCAAAAGCAAATTTTTTATTTCTATATTCTATGGCAGCATCAATTTGGTACGATATTTCTGGCGATAAATTAGGATTTCCTACTTCAAAACTAAAATGATGATAATTTACTCCATTTGCAGCTAGCTCTTTTGCATCTGGAATTCTGAAGCTTTTTCCTCCATTGATTTTAAATATTAAGTTTTCAAGATTATGAATATATCCTATTGACCAAGAAGTGTTGTAAAAATGTTTTTTCAATTCGTTAGATCTTTGTAAGTATGACCACAAAGTATAGTTTTCGTTAGGGCTTTTAAACCAATCGTAATAGCTTTCTGTATGCAAAAAACTATAATCATAACGAATACCAAAATGCAAAATACTTTTATTTGAAAAATAATATTTAGTATAAGCGTAGCTACCAATAGTAAATTGGCTAAATTCCGGAATAATAAAGCTTCGTCCATCAATTTTATTCTTTTGAAATTGATAATTGATGCCTGTTGTAATCGTTGTTTTTTCGTTTAAATAAAAGGTAGGTTTTAAGTTAGCAGAATAAATGTATTTATCTAATTGCAATTCAAGATCGGAAGGAAAAGGTAGGCTGTCGGGAAAAGTAGCGGGCATAAAACCATGATTTACATAAGTACTCCATTCTTGCCTAAAGTTTCTCTGAAATCCAAAGTCGGTTTCTATTTTATAATGAGATCGATTCCATTGACTTTTATTAATAATTTTAAAATGATTAACTTGATGATAAGGATACAAAATGTCTCGACCTGATTTGTCGTGTAACAAAGTATCAACATTACGTGGTTCTATGCCGTGTGCATTGGCAAAAAAGCCGCTTTTATTATATATATTACTTATAAAAAGCTTTGTTGTAAACTTATGTTGAATAATTCCTAAAGTATAATGAATATTTTGTTCATTGCCGGCTGTATTTCTTAATTGTTGTTTATATAATGCCGCTCTATACGAATAAATATCAATACTGTCAGTGGGTACTTTATAATCACCATAATTAATGAGGGTAGTGCGTAAATTCATAAAAAGACTTTTTTTTCGACCAGAAATTAAGATCGACGAGCCCATTAAATTATTATTTGATTTGCCAATAAGGTCAAGTATTACATTAATAGAATTATTGAGTGGAATTTTATTTTGTTTAATGTCGATAATTCCGCCAATGGCATCGGAGCCATACATGATCGA
This window encodes:
- a CDS encoding GNAT family N-acetyltransferase, translated to MLISNRELFKIIFKNIGKKGFFKILIQSTKVKQINQFYAEHEQDNSETFIQAILNKANIRFTFNTQDLNRIPTQGPFIVIANHPFGGIDGLILYKIFSIQRTDVKIMASHSLRMIKPLKDLILPMDTLNDNDPKEYRIKGSKTAFQHLNEGGCIILFPAGEVASFQHHHKMVTDHQWQYNAIKFIKKANVPVIPVFISEIAEPWYVKWLPKFIRLHRTHALPQELFFRNNIQIQCRIGKIIKPELIQSFESISQLGRFLRVKTYALGSALNVNQFFPSLKSSSNPQEIVPPIDNNVLINEINNLSKDYFLFKISQFKVFCAPAIAIPNVIYEIGRQREITFRQVKEGTNKSIDLDEFDLYYYHLFIWDDDKKSIVGAYRIGKGNDIFSKYGIKGFYIQTLFYIEEAFFPILKQSLELGRSFITIDYQQKPLPLFLLWKGILYFLLKNKEYRYLIGPVSISNSYSKASKALITAFIQKYYFENDYKNYVHPRTGFEPHLPEIDTDILLSTTNDDLGDLDKLIEEIEVNNVKIPVLLKKYLKLNARILGFNIDPLFNDALDGLILLDLYNVPQDVILSLSKEFNDDEILKRFEITSN
- a CDS encoding DUF4625 domain-containing protein → MKNLLIVIATMGIVIFNACKKENKTEITKPQIRLKEVGLDNSKIGYIGSDFHLEADIEAEAKINIVKIEIHSEHTKSWYFDSTYSEFAGLKNAEFHKHIDMPTNLTDTGQYHLHFIVSDMNGNQSSVESEIQIKQPTDTLSSIIMNNNFNIMK
- a CDS encoding TIGR02757 family protein, giving the protein MIKFNSKLKILLDVYFERYNQPDFITDDPIQVPHSFSKKEDIEIAAFFTCIMAWGKRKQIINNAYKLMAIMNNSPFDYIMSFNNEMLQQLSNFKHRTINGNDIVNLVLALKHIYKNQGGLESFFTQEFKKNNNLFDSLTLLYDFVLNYTQDRHTTKHISNVKNNSAAKKLNLFLRWMVRKDANGVDFGLWQNIPISSLYIPLDVHVSEMARHLGLLTRMQNDWKAVVELTQNLRQFDQNDPIKYDYALFGMGLERFKI
- a CDS encoding DUF4625 domain-containing protein → MKNIQLVIFLLSTTIIFFSCNKEKEVIDKQKPNIDFSIQDAFPLNCDTLYFGETFNFKVLFSDNVELGSFSIDIHQNFDHHSHSTEATTCNSDPIKTPINPYSFIQDYAIPAGLKQYEPNLSITIPANNENGLFDEGDYHFLIMLTDQSGWSTQKGLSIKILNRNS
- a CDS encoding TonB-dependent receptor; this encodes MGLTYTYSQNTFTLSGRILDEKKQPLSGVSIFLQNTFHGTFTNRDGYFTIYNLEKGQYIINISHISYKTIIDTILVNHDIYYDIEMKPSTISLQEVVINDLSFEKREKEESLNLEIVNNQYLKQNIGGSLMNSLERLAGITTIDIGTGQSKPVIRGLGFNRVVVVENGVKHEGQQWGADHGLEIDQYNAETIEIIKGPVSIMYGSDAIGGIIDIKQNKIPLNNSINVILDLIGKSNNNLMGSSILISGRKKSLFMNLRTTLINYGDYKVPTDSIDIYSYRAALYKQQLRNTAGNEQNIHYTLGIIQHKFTTKLFISNIYNKSGFFANAHGIEPRNVDTLLHDKSGRDILYPYHQVNHFKIINKSQWNRSHYKIETDFGFQRNFRQEWSTYVNHGFMPATFPDSLPFPSDLELQLDKYIYSANLKPTFYLNEKTTITTGINYQFQKNKIDGRSFIIPEFSQFTIGSYAYTKYYFSNKSILHFGIRYDYSFLHTESYYDWFKSPNENYTLWSYLQRSNELKKHFYNTSWSIGYIHNLENLIFKINGGKSFRIPDAKELAANGVNYHHFSFEVGNPNLSPEISYQIDAAIEYRNKKFAFEISPFVNYFTHYIYLNPSAQYDRLYGNGNQVFYYTESEVLRYGSEFHSHYEIIPNIQLGVIAEYVHSQQMSGEKKGYNLPFSPPASILFNLKFKKDRLKFAENLYCSLDYKLTSTQKEIVPPEEITQGYQLLNLSLGSNLYFNNHLVIFSFQIQNILNTKYFNHTSFYRLINVPEPGRNIVINITIPFSSNLNKSKQN